One window of the Leishmania infantum JPCM5 genome chromosome 28 genome contains the following:
- a CDS encoding serine peptidase, clan SB, family S8-like protein, whose translation MRIFSSRQKVYTTGTAPVNTSEDVGVEGKRYPTHTLGRFIVQYPAPMLLTLVLPFVFFVIGGAKLQSGLSYSLDDYQIRSTIGVRRDALRVNGVLNDWAYSLSGAYWLSDSVDLSHPRTYVQDTLELRAVINLQDLMEYAKKVGWSPETRDAYANLLNPDLFKIYRAAEEHVTELDGYEGVCFTNDLRNGQINSIYPTCTPVSSVTQYIYPSWNGLEWFMNGSGTVFQLDYMQRLFANPSYGWFFDNNFSTLNQRALQLRSQYTFASSWSESKASYRNRMKRFLPRAMNFVNSGQAASLPFVEFYLGGGSSQDILMEIAGEREGYKVGVAAVICFLLSWWHCRTFIVGVYTAAEAVFAYMTAVGLYALIYRTLPLATYSAIIWVMTFCMHGTLSFYDMFVFSGVMATKGRQNNLSVVQRLCFTMRRISVGVWIADALAIIIFAVNTTSLFRSVEQFSVFMIIALLWNMYCIALPTPALIVVHHLYFSNKRRNLQKQSDVLNDALLGCRRSGHLVRVLEAVQDNIAHGEHAYRMEEDLAHQRIGEDFGIHRKRYGGPLDFVRQQVREGLDKVRAARRDVVGALHKAQKAKDRVVKGTDTRDGMGLPSFSLQDFLQIGDANPLAEETGVGPDRLPLYYNPRMVLPSDLVHIPAVYVERSEDCWSGMCDALGIHARTSHGEVIPPRAYSLRNQGTSSAEASAFADWWRELGTRLGVETASNNRSVELVSLAVRNAVRAQDPTMVVDPCARARRGTKKGGAAAAAGGGASPRATGGPSGMGLGKLRYRLAHRADLPRVECCGLFGRVADETAEQRMRRLMARKVKRDGYSLFELFVLQYYLPAIHYVRYALLALLLVLFIVVCMLGCRITVAGLPNTLLVDQGSIADTFAAMEDTFGQRGSCTFCGPYYRSPQDYRQATITDIAACSADYGEQMNLYADSCGVCNGTDACVDCGGTAHGAAALNDCGGCAVAGSSAVAPCTCPLTRDCQYCEWALGKGNAGGGSCSVTCDASTCGRNGECDQYTGTCVCDAGFTGAACNECESWLLPAASNPGCALECNAAMNSAACDCDASSGRCRSCPAGTRGYDCSQPSVDCSSHGTFNPATATCTCSSGWTGASCNVSSVCNGRGVLLSAMDSPTGSEMCGCLGHWRGGTCQLCDCTNGGMCNAVTGKCECVGAFTGPRCETCAANCTLRGTCPDVSTPDYALWNVRACIPNACSEADVQSETMCPACSPTQMVPVGVCKAASKESCMAMPDCWWYMDGNVVPYCGMARQVSDFTALSCTCRYPKVWSGPTCGSCPAPAGATCLDDGTVLGCNRLAYTSLSSVVSIDSCGVCGGDGLCRGCDGVPGSGATYDACGVCGGNNTCSGTTAVMPMYVEYLFDLTKVPRTLNNAAWCKVVASIAANIRRSDSTGSQMRTVLEDYLADDASYELTSLQDFYNYAKENGRLSEAVFTLSYNGEPLMLQQILYRVESTLATSQSSPSRVVAAYYWISRDIIAPFRSLAQASGITVYYTSTLFQPAVARVGALQSLWFAVGIGLAVTFVLLLTYYVSLTTAVAATIVAAIVCFGSLTVCAVFDWEMDAVLQVCISCTVPISVEYVVHFCSGYFDYLQTTTSHLFARDVTRRTAVQGALLRSAPAVCTSAVCVIVVSAMFGVSSLVPLRRAGQVSITLHLLLLLAGVLFTGAVAALGPMNVYQHWTLSAAICIVCAALAALAVLIMYGVHGVLGPHGNMILTR comes from the coding sequence ATGCGCATCTTCTCATCGAGGCAGAAGGTCTACACGACCGGCACGGCCCCAGTCAACACCTCGGAGGATGTCGGGGTGGAAGGAAAGCGGTATCCGACCCACACGCTGGGTCGCTTCATCGTCCAATACCCCGCCCCAATGCTGCTGACCCTCGTCCTaccttttgttttctttgtgaTTGGTGGTGCGAAACTTCAGTCGGGGCTCTCCTACTCGCTGGACGACTACCAGATCCGCTCCACCATcggcgtgcggcgcgacgcGTTGAGGGTGAACGGCGTGCTGAATGACTGGGCttactctctctctggtgCATACTGGCTGTCGGACAGCGTCGACTTATCTCACCCGCGGACGTATGTGCAGGACACGCTGGAGTTGCGCGCCGTTATCAACCTTCAAGACCTCATGGAGTACGCAAAGAAGGTGGGCTGGTCCCCCGAAACGCGTGATGCATACGCCAATCTGCTGAACCCGGACCTCTTTAAAATCTACCgcgcagcggaggagcaCGTCACGGAGCTGGACGGTTACGAGGGCGTGTGCTTCACGAACGATCTGCGCAATGGACAAATCAACAGCATCTATCCCACGTGCACGCCTGTATCCAGCGTGACACAGTATATCTATCCATCTTGGAACGGGCTGGAGTGGTTCATGAACGGCAGCGGGACTGTGTTCCAGCTAGACTACATGCAGCGCCTCTTTGCGAACCCGAGCTACGGATGGTTCTTCGACAACAACTTCTCGACGCTGAACCAGagggcgctgcagctgcgctcgcaGTATACGTTTGCGTCGTCGTGGTCAGAGTCGAAGGCTTCGTACCGGAATCGCATGAAGAGGTTCCTGCCTCGTGCGATGAACTTCGTTAACAGCGGACAggctgcttcgctgccgtTTGTGGAGTTCTACCTCGGCGGCGGGTCGTCGCAGGACATCTTGATGGAGATCGCTGGGGAGCGGGAGGGGTACAAGGTGGGCGTTGCTGCGGTGATCTGCTTCTTGCTGAGCTGGTGGCACTGCCGGACGTTCATTGTCGGGGTGTACACGGCTGCAGAGGCTGTGTTTGCGTACATGACTGCCGTTGGTCTGTACGCGCTCATCTACcggacgctgccgctggcgacgtACTCCGCGATTATCTGGGTGATGACATTCTGCATGCACGGGACATTGAGCTTCTACGACATGTTTGTGTTCAGCGGGGTAATGGCGACGAAGGGACGACAGAACAACCTAagcgtggtgcagcggctgtgcTTCACGATGCGGCGCATCTCCGTTGGCGTGTGGATTGCAGACGCGCTTGCGATAATCATCTTCGCGGTCAACACGACCTCGCTGTTCCGCTCTGTGGAGCAGTTCAGCGTGTTCATGATAATCGCGCTGCTGTGGAACATGTACTGCATCGCGCTGCCCACCCCTGCGCTGATTGTGGTGCACCATTTGTACTTCTCGAACAAGCGGCGCAACCTGCAAAAGCAGAGCGACGTGCTGAACGATGCGCTGCTCGGGTGCCGGCGGTCTGGACACctggtgcgtgtgctggaAGCTGTGCAGGACAACATAGCCCACGGCGAGCATGCGTACCGGATGGAGGAGGACCTGGCCCACCAGCGCATCGGCGAGGACTTCGGGATCCACAGGAAGAGATACGGTGGCCCGCTGGACTTTGTGCGACAACAGGTGCGTGAGGGGCTCGACAAGGttcgcgctgcgcggcgcgaCGTCGTTGGAGCTCTACACAAGGCGCAGAAGGCAAAGGACCGCGTTGTGAAGGGCACCGACACGCGCGACGGCATGGGGTTGCCTTCCTTCTCGTTGCAGGATTTCCTGCAGATCGGCGACGCGAACCCGCTTGCGGAGGAGACTGGTGTGGGCCCCGACAGGCTGCCGTTGTACTACAACCCGCGCATGGTGCTTCCATCGGACCTGGTCCATATCCCTGCGGTGTACGTAGAGCGCAGCGAGGACTGCTGGAGTGGCATGTGCGATGCCCTGGGGATACACGCACGTACGAGTCACGGAGAGGTTATCCCGCCGCGCGCGTACAGCCTGAGGAATCAAGGCACCAGCTCTGCTGAGGCGAGTGCGTTTGCCGATTGGTGGCGCGAGCTGGGCACGCGTCTTGGCGTGGAGACGGCCTCGAACAACCGCAGCGTTGAGCTAGTGTCGCTTGCGGTCCGAAATGCGGTGCGCGCACAGGACCCGACAATGGTAGTGGACCCGTGCGCAAGGGCCCGTCGCGGCACGAAgaaaggcggcgctgctgctgctgctggtggtggggctTCGCCGCGCGCGACTGGCGGCCCATCTGGAATGGGCCTTGGGAAGCTGCGCTACCGCTTGGCGCACCGCGCGGATTTGCCCCGTGTGGAGTGCTGCGGGCTGTTTGGCCGTGTTGCGGACGAGACGGCTGAGCAGCGGATGCGGAGGCTGATGGCACGCAAAGTGAAGCGCGATGGCTACTCGCTGTTCGAGCTCTTCGTACTGCAGTACTACCTGCCGGCGATCCACTATGTGCGGTATgcgctgctcgcgctgctgctggtgctaTTCATTGTGGTGTGCATGCTGGGCTGCCGCATTACTGTGGCCGGACTGCCCAACACGCTGTTGGTGGATCAAGGCAGCATCGCAGACACGTTTGCAGCGATGGAAGACACCTTTGGCCAGCGTGGCAGCTGCACGTTCTGTGGCCCGTACTACCGATCGCCGCAAGACTACCGTCAGGCAACAATCACAGACATCGCGGCATGCTCGGCGGATTATGGTGAGCAGATGAATCTGTACGCGGATAGCTGCGGCGTGTGCAACGGAACGGACGCGTGCGTGGACTGCGGTGGCActgcgcacggcgcagcggcactaAATGACTGCGGCGGGTGTGCTGTTGCTGGATCGTCTGCTGTGGCGCCGTGCACATGCCCTTTAACGCGCGACTGCCAGTACTGCGAGTGGGCTCTGGGCAAGGGCAACGCCGGTGGGGGGTCGTGCAGCGTGACGTGCGATGCTAGCACGTGCGGGAGGAACGGCGAGTGCGACCAGTACACAGGGACGTGCGTCTGCGATGCGGGCTTCACGGGAGCCGCGTGCAACGAATGCGAGTCATGGCTGCTGCCTGCTGCATCGAATCCGGGGTGCGCACTGGAGTGCAACGCGGCGATGAACTCTGCGGCGTGCGACTGCGACGCGAGCAGTGGGCGATGCCGGTCGTGCCCAGCGGGGACGCGCGGGTACGACTGCTCGCAGCCATCGGTGGACTGCAGTAGTCACGGAACGTTCAAccctgcgacggcgacgtgcACGTGCTCGAGCGGGTGGACGGGGGCGTCCTGTAACGTGTCGAGCGTTTGCAACGGacgcggcgtgctgctgtctgCTATGGACTCACCGACCGGGTCCGAAATGTGCGGCTGCTTGGGGCACTGGCGCGGCGGGACGTGCCAGCTGTGCGACTGTACCAACGGCGGAATGTGCAACGCCGTGACGGGGAAGTGCGAGTGCGTGGGTGCCTTTACGGGGCCGCGGTGCGAGACGTGCGCGGCGAACTGTACGTTGCGCGGCACGTGCCCTGACGTGTCGACGCCGGACTACGCGCTGTGGAATGTGCGGGCATGCATTCCCAATGCGTGCAGTGAGGCTGACGTACAGTCGGAGACGATGTGCCCCGCCTGCTCACCGACACAGATGGTACCCGTTGGCGTGTGCAAGGCGGCGTCTAAGGAGTCGTGCATGGCCATGCCGGATTGCTGGTGGTATATGGATGGCAACGTCGTGCCTTACTGCGGCATGGCGCGGCAAGTGAGCGACTTCACGGCGCTCAGCTGTACTTGCCGGTACCCGAAGGTCTGGTCTGGCCCAACGTGTGGGTCTTGCCCTGCACCGGCTGGCGCGACATGCCTGGACGACGGGACAGTGTTGGGCTGCAACAGGTTGGCGTACACATCGCTGAGTTCCGTCGTGAGCATCGATAGctgcggcgtgtgcggcggtgatggcttGTGCCGGGGCTGCGATGGCGTtcctggcagcggcgcgacaTACGACgcgtgcggcgtgtgcggcggcaaCAACACATGCAGTGGCacgacggcggtgatgccgaTGTACGTGGAATATCTGTTTGACCTCACGAAGGTGCCTCGGACCCTCAATAATGCGGCGTGGTGCAAGGTAGTGGCTTCCATTGCTGCCAACATTCGGCGGTCGGACAGCACTGGATCGCAGATGCGGACGGTGCTGGAGGACTACCTCGCTGATGACGCGAGCTATGAGCTGACATCTCTCCAAGACTTCTACAACTACGCCAAGGAGAACGGCCGGCTGAGCGAGGCGGTCTTCACGCTCAGCTACAACGGCGAGCCACtgatgctgcagcagatACTCTACCGCGTAGAGAGCACACTCGCCACCAGCCAGAGCTCACCTtcgcgggtggtggcggcgtaCTACTGGATATCTCGGGACATCATCGCCCCCTTCCGGTCACTTGCTCAAGCAAGTGGTATCACCGTGTACTACACGTCGACCCTGTTCCAGCCGGCAGTGGCGAGGGTTGGCGCGCTGCAAAGCCTGTGGTTCGCGGTCGGCATCGGTCTGGCGGTGACGTTCGTGCTCCTGCTCACGTACTACGTGAGCctgacgacggcggtggcggcgacgataGTGGCTGCCATTGTGTGCTTCGGGTCGCTGACGGTGTGCGCGGTCTTCGACTGGGAGATGGACGCTGTGCTTCAGGTGTGCATCAGCTGCACTGTACCGATAAGCGTGGAGTACGTGGTGCACTTCTGCAGCGGGTACTTCGACTAcctgcagacgacgacgtcaCACCTTTTTGCGCGCGACGTGACGCGGCGGACTGCTGTGCAGGGTGCGTTGCTGCGGTCTGCACCTGCTGTGTGCACGTCTGCCGTCTGCGTGATCGTTGTGTCGGCCATGTTCGGCGTGTCGAGCCTGGTGCCATTACGGCGCGCGGGCCAGGTGAGCATCACactgcacctgctgctgcttcttgcCGGTGTGCTCTTCACTGGCGCTGTTGCCGCGCTGGGGCCGATGAACGTGTACCAGCACTGGACGCTCTCCGCCGCAATCTGCATTGTCTGTGCTGCGCTTGCCGCGCTTGCGGTGCTGATCATGTACGGCGTGCATGGAGTGCTCGGGCCGCACGGCAACATGATTCTGACGCGCTGA